The window CGTTACCTCGTGTCCGTGATTTCCATGGTACATCTACTAAATCTTTTGATGGACGTGGGAATTACACACTTGGTATTAAAGAGCAATTAATTTTTCCCGAAATCAATTACGATGACGTTAATCGGGTCCGTGGACTTGATATTGTAATTGTTACAACTGCCAAGACTGATGAAGAAGGTCTTGAATTGCTTAGTCAACTTGGCATGCCCTTTGCTAAGTAATTACTAAAAAGCACAAACAAAGTATCGCTATTGGGCAAACGTACTTTTTAGATAAATTATCGATGATGTTTTGTCTAAAAAGTGCATTGTTACGCGACAACTGTTAGAAAGGAAATTCATTATGACAATGTCTGATCCAATTGCAGACTTTTTGACCCGGATCCGGAATGCGAACATGGTTCGGCATGAGACCGTTGAGACCCCTGCTTCAAAGATCAAAATTAATATTGCTCAAATTTTAAAAGATGAGGGTTTTATTACCGATTATCAGGTTGTTGATACTCCTAATAAACAAGGTTTGATTTCTTTGAACTTAAAGTATGGTCCAAATCGTGAGCGTATTATCACTGGTTTAAAACGGATTTCAAAACCGGGATTACGTTCTTATGTCCAGGCTGATTCTGTTCCTAAAGTGTTGAATGGTTTAGGAATTGCGATTTTGTCAACATCTGAAGGTGTTATGACAGATAAAGCTGCTCGTGCTAAGATGATTGGCGGAGAAGTAATCGCGTACGTATGGTAATTTAATCCATGGTTCATTTATCTAGGAAAGGAGAAAACCATGAGTCGTATTGGAAATAAAGCAATCACCATTCCTGCTGGTGTCGAAATAAAGCAGGAGGGCGATCAGGTCACTGTTAAAGGGCCTAAAGGTGAGATTACTCGTTCGATTGCACCAGTTATTTTAATGAATGTTGAGGAGTCTGAAATTAAATTCAGCCGTCCTGATGATTCTAATCGCAATAAAGCATTGCACGGAACTACTCGTGCTAATGTTGCTAATATGATTGAAGGCGTTTCCAAAGGTTTTAAAAAGAATCTCGAGCTTGTTGGTGTTGGATATCGTGCTTCGATGCAAGGAGATAAGCTTGTATTGACGGTTGGTTTTTCTCACCCGGTTGAGTTTGAGGCTCGTGAAGGCTTGAAGGTTACTGTACCTGATGCTACTCATATTTCTATTGAGGGTATTTCCAAACAACGCGTTGGCGATTTTGCAGCTGAGATTCGCGGAGTTCGTCCACCTGAACCATATAAAGGTAAGGGAATTCGTTATCAAGGCGAAATTGTACGTCGTAAGGAAGGAAAGACTGGTAAATAACCAGTCTAAATATTAAAAGGAAGCATTGCTATGATTACAAAACCAGATAAAAATAAGACGCGTCAAAAGCGTCACGCGCGTGTGCGTGGTAAGATTTCTGGTACTGCACAGCGCCCCCGTTTGAGTGTTTTCCGTTCTAATTCAAACATCTACGCACAAGTAATTGATGACGTAGCAGGTGTCACGCTAGCAAGTGCCTCTACTTTGGAAAAAGAAAACCAAGGTGGAACTAAATCTGAACAAGCAAGTAAGGTTGGCCAGTCGGTTGCTAAACTTGCTGTTGCAAAAAAAATCACCGAAGTTGTTTTTGACCGTAGTGGATATCTATATCATGGACGTGTTCAGTCTTTAGCTGATGGCGCTCGTGAAGCAGGTTTGAAATTCTAAGGGAAGGAGGAAAAAAATATGGCAGAATATATTAATCCAAATGCGCTTGGCGATCTTGAGGAAAATGTTGTTTCTATTAACCGTGTTACAAAAGTTGTGAAAGGTGGCCGTCGGCTTCGTTTTTCCGCTTTGGTAATCGTCGGTGACAGGAATGGGCACGTTGGCTTTGGTACCGGTAAAGCCCAAGAAGTTCCTGAAGCTATTCGTAAAGCTGTTGAAGATGCTAAACGTCATTTGATCGAAGTCCCAACCGTTGGAACTACAATTCCTCATCAGGTTCTCGGTGTTGATGGAGGCGGAAAGGTTCTCTTAAAGCCTGCTTCTGAAGGTTCCGGAGTTGCTGCGGGAGGTTCTACTCGTCCAATTATGGAGTTAGCAGGCATTCCAGATGTTACTGCGAAATCACTTGGGTCATCAACTGCTGTCAATGTTGTTCGTGCAACTTTTGATGGTTTGAAGAATTTAAAGGAAGCTAAGGTTGTTGCCGCATTGCGTGGCGTTAACCTTGGTGAATAAGGAGGGGACATGGCAGATTTAAAAATTACCTTGATTAAAAGCATAGTTCATCGTGAACCTCGCCAACGAGAGATTGCGAAGTCTCTTGGTTTGGGTCGTGTTCACTCTTCTGTTGTTCGCCCGGATAATGCTGCCACTCGTGGCGTTATTTTTAAGATTGCTCATCTTATTTCGGTTGAGGAGGTTAAAAAATAATGGATTTATCTACTTTAAAACCAGTTGCTGGTTCTCGTAAATCTTCTACCCGTAAGGCACGTGGCTTTTCAGCTGGGAAAGGCAAGACGGCTGGCCGTGGACAAAAAGGGCAGAAAGCTCGTGAAGGTAAAAAGTTGCGTTTAAGTTTCGAAGGTGGCCAGATGCCATTAATGCGTCGTATGCCTAAACGCGGATTTAATAATATTTCTCGTAAAGAATATGCAATTGTTAATCTTGACCAACTTAATAAGTTTGATGATGGAGTGACTGTTTCGGTTTCTTTGTTAAAAGAAGCTGGTATTATTAAAAAGGAATTATCAGGTGTCAAGATTTTGGCTTCTGGTAAACTCAATAAAAAACTTACTATTCACGCAGCAAAGGCTTCTCAAGCTGCACAGGATGCAATCAAAGAAGCCGGCAGCAAAATCGTTTTGGCTACCGAAACTGCTGATTCAGAAAATTAATTTCCATGTTTAGTTTATTAATAAAAGCTCTTAAACAAAAGGAAATTCGCGTTCGAATCTATTGGACCTTGCTTATTTTGCTTGTCTATAGGTTTGGAGCCTACATAACCGTCCCTGGTGTCAACGCAAGTGCTTTGACAAAGTTAATGGATCAAACTTCATTGCTTTCGATTTTGAACTTGTTCTCCGGTGGCGGCCTTTCGGCTTATTCTCTTTTTGCCCTTGGGGTTAGTCCCTACGTTACAGCTCAGATTGTTATTCAACTATTACAGATGGATATTGTTCCAAAATTAGTTGAATGGTCCAAACAAGGTGAAACTGGCCGACGCAAGACTACTCAAGTAACTCGTTATTTAACAATTGTTTTGGCTTTCATTCAGTCAATCGGTATTACTGCTGGATTGAATGCTTTGGGTGAACCGATAGGGGTTACTTTACTAAAAAATACTTCTATTAATTCCTATTTTGTCATCGCTGCTGTGATGACGGTTGGCTCAATGTTCTCGGTCTGGCTTGGTGAACAGATTCAAGATAAAGGTATTGGTAATGGTGTTTCAATGATTATCTTTGCTGGTATTGTGGCTCAGCTGATACCTGGAATATGGCAGCTTTTTCAGGAAGATGTTCTTCAAGGACCAGCGGTTAACGGCTGGATTAGTTTTGGAGTTCTCTTCCTTGCACTATTGATTGTCGTTACCTTTGTTACATGGTTTTATGGTGCTGTTCGTCGTCTTCCCATGCAATATACTCGTTCGGATCGTAATTATGGTGACGAGAGTTATTTGCCATTAAGAGTCAATGTTTCCGGTGTTATTCCGGTTATCTTTGCTTCATCTCTTATTACGACACCTCAAACGATTTTGCAGGCTTTTGTTGGTTCTTGGGGTGATAAACCATGGTACAAGATTGCTAGTAACATTTTTAGCCTTGAAACATGGGAAGGAACGCTGGCATATGGTTTGATGATTGTCATATTCACTTTCTTTTATGCTTTTGTCCAAGTTAATCCAGAGAAGGTATCTGAGAATTTACAGAAACAAGGTTCCTATATCATCGGTGTAAGGCCTGGTGAGGAAACGAAAAAGTTTCTTAGTCGTCTGTTGAATCGTTTGTCTGGCCCTGGATCAATCTTTTTAGCTGTTGTTGCAGTTGTTCCGCTTTTGGCACAAAATTTTGGTATTGTAGACGCTAATTCAAAGATTGGTTTAGGCGGTACCAGCTTATTGATCGTAATTGGTGTTGCGGTTGATTTGATGCGCCAAATAGAAGGACTGACCGAAAAGAAAAACTATATTGGTTTGATTCGTTCACATCCTTATTACGATAAAGAAGTGTCTGAAGGGAAAATTTGAAATGTCTAAAAATCTTATTATGTTAGGTCTTCCTGGGGTTGGCAAGGGTACAAATGCCGATATCATGGTCGATGATTTCCAGTTACCCCATATTTCTACTGGAGATATTTTTCGTTCGGCTATGGCAAATCATACTGAATTAGGTGATAAAGCCAAATCTTTTATGGATGCCGGTAACCTTGTTCCTGATGAAATTACGAATGGAATTGTTAATGAACGTTTAAATGAGGCAGACATTAAAGATGCCAATGGTTTTATTCTTGATGGTTACCCAAGAAACCCTTCTCAAGCGGATTCGCTGGAATCGTTTTTAAAAAGTATTCAGCAGAAGGTTGATGCGGTGATTTATTTAGAGGCTTCGGAAACTACTGTAACTGATAGAATGCTTGGACGCGGTAGAGCAGACGACACACCAAAAGTTGTTGCCCATAGAATTGAAGTTGCAAAAAAGGAAACCATGCCTTTAGTTGAATATTATCGTAGTAAAGGAAACCTTTACACGATTGATGCAAATGGAGAAGTTGCGGTTGTTTATCCAAAGATTAAAGAACTTGTCTCGAATTTATAAATAGCTTGATTTTCTTTAACAAGGCTGATATAATTTGCAGGTTGACCGTATGAATTTGGAGGTAAGAGTGGCAGGAAACGACGTTATTGAGATTGAAGGAGTAATTAAAGAAACAAAGCCAAACGCTAACTTTATTGTTGAGTTGGAAAACGGTGCAAGGATTCAAGCTGGGGTTTCTGGCAAAATTCGTAAAAATTATATCCGTATTCTCGTTGGAGACCGTGTGACGGTTGAAATGTCGCCATATGATTTGACTAAGGGTCGAATCACTTATCGTCATAAATAAGGCGAGACAACAATCAGTTAACCGAATAGGAGGAATAGATTGTGAAAGTACGTCCATCTGTAAAACCAATGTGTGATCAATGCCGTGTTATTAAGCGGAATGGTCGCGTTATGGTTATTTGCTCGGCAAATCCTAAGCACAAGCAACGCCAGGGCAAATAATATTAGGCACGTCGGTGGCATAAAGAACCGGCATACATATAGAAAGGAGGAATTGTTATGGCTCGTATTGCAGGTATTGATTTACCACGTGACAAAAGGATCGTGATTGGTCTTACTTATATATATGGAATCGGTAATACTACTGCTGAGAAAATTTTGGCAGAAGCTGGTGTGAGTGAAGATGTCCGTGTACGTGACCTTAGTCCTGAAGATGAGGATAAGGTTCGTGCAGCAGTTGACAAATTAAACTTAACGCTTGAAGGCGATTTACGTCGTGAAGTTAGCTTGAATATCAAGGAACTTCAGGAAATCGCATCTTACCGTGGTATTCGTCATCGTCGTGGATTACCAGTTCGTGGACAACACACGAAGAATAATGCACGTACTCGTAAAGGCCCAGCTAGAGCGATTGCTGGCAAAAAGAAATAATTAAGAAAGGAGATTTTCAGTATGGCAAGTCGTACAAGTCGTACAAGTGGTCATAAGCGTCGTGCTAAAAAGAATATTGAAAAGGGCGTTGCCCATATTCATTCAACTTTTAATAACACGATTGTTTTGATCACTGATGAAGTAGGAAACGCAGTTTCCTGGTCATCAGCCGGTTCATTGGGCTTTAAGGGTTCTCGTAAGTCTACTCCTTTTGCTGCTCAACTTGCTGGTGAAGCCGCTGCTAAGGCAGCAATGGAACAAAATATGCATAGCGTTGCAATTAGTGTTAAGGGACCTGGTCCTGGACGTGAGTCTGCAATTCGTGCTGTTGCCGCTGCTGGTTTAGAAATTACTGCAATTAGCGACGTCACTCCCGTTCCTCACAACGGTTCTCGTCCACCGAAGCAGCGTCGAGCATAAAAAATATATAGGAGAGGCAAATATATGATCGAATTTCAAAAGCCAACAATTTCGACCGTCGAGGAATCAGAAAATTATGGAAAGTTTGTTGCCGAGCCTCTCGAGCGCGGTTATGGAACTACTCTTGGAAATTCATTAAGAAGAGTTTTGTTGTCCAGCCTGCCCGGTGCAGCAATTAATTCTGTCCAGATTGATGGTGTCCTTCATGAATTCACGACTATTGATGGTGTAACAGAAGATGTTACACAAATTATTTTGAATTTGAAAAAGGTTGCTATGCGGATTGATTCTGACGAACAGAAGACGCTTGAAGTTGACTTTAGCGGTGCTGGTGAATTGACTGCGGGAGATATTAAAAGCGATGGTGACGTTGAGATTTTGAATCCTGATTTGCACATCGCAACTGTATCGGCTGGTAAGAGTCTACATATGGCTCTTACGGCAATACGTGGTCGTGGATATGATTCAGCTGAAGAGAATAAAGCCAAAATGGAACTTGGTATTGGCGTTCTTGCAATTGATTCAATTTACACACCTATTTCTAAAGTCAATTATACGGTTGAGAAAACTCGTGTTGGTCATCGTGACGATTACGATAAATTAACTTTGGAAGTATGGACTGATGGATCTGTTAGTCCGAGTGAGTCCTTGAGTCTTGGATCTAAAATATTATCTGAACATCTAGCTTTATTCGTTGATTTGAGTAATGCTGGAAAGAAAGAAATGATGCTTGATCCTGATGCTGTTGAAACTGTTATGGAAAAGAAAGAACCGATTGAAGAACTTGAGCTTTCGGTTCGCTCATTCAATTGTTTAAAACGTGCAGGAATTAATACAATTGAGGATCTAACGGATAAAACTTTGCATGATATGGGTGAAGTTAGAAATCTTGGCCGCAAATCTCTCGAAGAAATTATTCAGAAATTAGCTGAGCGTGGTCATTCATTCAAGCAAGATACTGAAAACTAAATAATCGGAGAAATCCAGAAAGGAGTAATCATGGGATACCGTAAGTTGCAAAGGACTAAGTCCCAACGTAAGGCACTTTTACGTGATTTGACAACTAATTTAATTCTTAACGGCAAAATTCAAACTACTGAATCTCGTGCTAAAGAGGTTCGTCGTCAAGCCGAGAAAATGATTACGCTTGGAAAGCGTGGTGATCTTGCTGCTCGTCGTTTAGCGGCTACTTATCTTCGCGATGTTGAAGATGAGAATAAGATTAAAAACGCAACTAGTGCTGAGGAAATCGTTGAACAAAAGGCCGTTAAGACTTTGTTTAGCGATGTAGCTCCTCGTTTTAAAAACCGAAATGGTGGTTACACACGTATTTATAAATTAGGTCAACGTCGTGGTGATGCTGCTCCAATGGCTTTACTCGAATTTGTTGATTAAGTGAATTACTAAAAAAGCCCTAATTTTTACCTAAGACTTGGGAAGCTGGAATGCTTTTTGAGTTAATGATTAAATTTAAGGGCTTTTTTATTTTTAGCTACTTTTCTTTGTTAAAATTTTATTGATGGTTTTAGCTATTGGGATTGATAATTTGTCATTTTCTTTTGATAATGGTCAAGAATTGTTTAAAGGGCTTTCTTTGCAAATTAATCGTGGAGAATGGCTTTCTTTGATTGGCAGAAATGGATCTGGAAAGTCTACTTTGATGAGGCTAATACTTGGTCTTGAAACACCTTCATCGGGTACAATAAAAGTTGCGGCGCGGCTTGGGGCCGTTTTTCAAAATCCGGAAGATCAATTTATTGGCGCAACAGTCGAAGACGAATTAGCTTTTGGTTTGGAAAATCAACAAATCAATCCTAGATTAATGCCGAATAAAATTAAAGATATTTTACAGGAAATCGGTATGTCTGATTATGCTAAAAGCTCACCTGACCAATTATCTGGTGGCCAAAAACAACGTGTAGCAATTGGTTCAGCGTTAATTTTAAATGCTGACGTACTGTTCTTTGATGAAGCAACCAGCATGTTGGATCCGTTTGCCAAGGAATCGATTATTAATTTAATTGGCAAACTTCATAGACGAAATCCAAATTTAACAATTATTAATATCACACATGATCCTGATGAAATGTTGGAAGGACAAAGAGTTGCGGTCTTAGAAAGGGGTAAGATAATCGCTGATCGATCAACAAGACTTTTGATGTCTGATGTTGATTTCCTTCGTCACCACCAGTTGGGCGAGACTTTTGTTTCGGAGCTAATTTCCAAAATTAACCAAAAACGTGCATTGGATCAAAAAATTCCTTCTTCGATTATTTCTAAAAAAGAGCTACTCTCATGGCTATCGAATTCAAACAAGTAAGTTATTTATATAAATCTTTTTTACATAAAAATTCTTTTTCTTTAAGTAATATTTCACTATCGATCAATTCTGGAGAGTTTATTTTAATTGCTGGACAAACAGGTTCCGGAAAAACGACCTTTTTGAGACTGCTTGATACTTTAATTTTGCCTTCTAACGGTGAAATAGACTTTAATGGACGAATTATTAGTGAAAAGACTTCCGAGAAAATTCTTATGAAAGTTAGACAGGATTTTGGTTTTGTTTTTCAATTTCCTCAAAGACAATTATTTTCTCAAACGGTCTTGGACGATGTAGAGTTTGCAGCGCTTAATTTTGGCAGTAATAAAGAGCAAGCTTCAAAAAAAGCTAAAGAAATCCTTCAACAAATTGGAATCGAAAAGGAGCTCTGGAAACATTCTGTTTTTAATTTATCAGTTGGACAAATGCGCAAAGTTGCCATTGCGGGAGCTTTGGTTAATCAACCGAAATATTTGCTATTGGATGAACCAACAGCCGGTATGGATGAATATGCTAAAAACGATCTTTTGAAAATTTTAAAATATTTTCACGAGCGGGGAGCAACTATTATCGTTGTGAGCCATGATGTTAATACTTTTGTTCCACTGGTTAACCGACTGATGATTTTTAAAAAAGGAAAAATAGTATCCGATGATAAACCAATAAATATATTCAGCAATCCAATTAGTCCAAATATGCAATTGCCTTCCACGGTCTCTTTCGCTCGAGCACTGGGATTGGAATCGACGCCTTTATCGCTTGACGAACTCGCTGAGGCAATCAATGAATAATATTTTTGGCCGTTTTTTACCCACTGATTCCTTGATTGAAAAACTGGATCCACGTACCAAAATTGTAATTGATTTTTTATTTGTGATCGTTTTACTGTTCGCTAATTCTTGGTTAAATTATGGAATTTTGATTTCTTTTGTTGCAATTGCTATTTATTGTTCAAGGATTCCAATTAAAATTTTTTGGTTGGGTTTGCGTTCAATTCTTTCGCTTGTTATTTTAATGATACTAATCCAATTATTGTTGATTGCGCCGAGCAATAAGGCAGACATTTTTATAAGCTTTGGTTGGTTGAAAATTTCTTCTTCTGGCTTGATAAATTCTGCGATAATCGCTTTGCGTTTTTTCCTGATGATTTTTATGACAACCGTACTCACGGTAGCAACTCCGTCAACTTCGATTGCAGACGGAATCTCGAGTCTTTTAAAGCCTTTGGGCAAAATCGGTATAGACACTAAGACATTTGCTTTATTAATTTCGATGACGTTGCGTTTTGTCCCGATTTTATCTGATGAGTTCTCGACGATCGTCGATGCTCAAAGGGCACGCGGTCTTAGTTTAAAAACCGGAAGTATCGTTAAACGAACGAGAACATTGATTCCTATGATTATTCCTTTAATCAGCGTTGCTTTTAAAAAAGCATTAACTTTAGCTGATACAATGGAAATTCGGGGTTTTGTCGATGCGAAGAATCGAACCAGCTTCCATCAATTGCAATTCAAAAAAAATGATTTAATTGTCTTGATAATTTTTATTGTTATTTCGTTTTCAGTCATTTATTTTAGTTATGCAAAATTATAAGGTCACAATTTCATATGACGGTCATAACTTTGAAGGTTTTCAAACACAGAATCGGCCCGGCAGCCGAACTGTCCAAGATGAATTAATCAAGGTTGTTTCAAAAATGGCTAAGACTCGGATTAAGATTGTTGGGGCCAGTCGCACAGATGCTGGTGTCCATGCCAATGGTCAGGTAATTAATTTTCTGTTTCCTTTTAATTTGAGTGAACAAGCAATTTTAATGGGAATGAATAGTAAACTGCCGACAGATATTCTCGTTAAAAGCGTTGAAAATGTGCCTACGGATTTCAGTGCGCGTCATAGCAGCCATAAAAAACGTTATTTATACCGAGTTTCGACAAGCAAATTTATCGACCCCTTCAAACGTTTTTATACCGGACATTATTTTTGGAGTTTGGACACTGACAAAATTCAAAAAGCCTTGCCTGATTTACTTGGTGAACATGATTTTGCCAGTTTTGCGGCAGCTGGTAATCAAACTGCTACTACAGTTAGAACGATTACAAAAGCTGAATTGAAAATTTTTCCTGAAAATAGTGAATTGTTATTTACTTTCGAAGGAAACGCTTTTCTATATAATCAAATTCGGATTATGATTGGGGTTCTTTTGGAAATTGGTAATGGAACAAGGCCTATTCATGATATTGTTCGGTTGATTAAAATTAAAGATCGCCAGCAGGCTCGTTTCACAGCTCCGGCATCTGGACTATACTTAGACAAGGTCTACTATGAGTCAATGGATTAAAACAATCGAATATTTTATCGGTCAGGACGACCAAACACCAAATATTGCGGTGATTGAGATTAATCATCCAAAAACAACAGACGATGGTCGTGAATTAACTAAGCTTTTGAAAGATTCCAAGTCATTTTCTCCATTTAATGAGGAAACGAAAAAATATGATAGTTTTTTGACAATGACATTGTCTGAAGATTTCTTTTTTCAATTGGGATTAGAGGTTTTTACTCGTCTTAGTTCAGATCCTTTTTATGAGTCAATTATTTTTTTTGATTCGGAAATTAAAGGTTTTTTGCCGGTTGCAACTAAGCAGTTAGCCCAATTTGTTGAGAAGAATATGAATCTTGAAAAAGATAATACTCTTTCTCAGCCAAGCCACGATGCTCTTAATCGTTTTTATAAACTACAGACCAAAGAGACTGAAAAAATTGAGAATCCAGCTTTGCAAACCTATCTTGATGCAGATAAAGTCGATCAAAATAATATCAACGATTTAATTAATACAGCTGTTTTTTTAATACCGACGCGAATTAAAAGACGCAAAGTTCGTCAGGATTCGGTTGATTTTTTCTTGTTATCACAAAATGACGAACCGAATGTTAGCTATCTTCCAATTTTTACTGATTGGGATCATTTAGGGCAGTGGTATTTTTCATCAAGTGCGAATGGTTACAATGGTAATGATCTGGCTCAAATTATTGCTGTTCCGGTACAGGGCCTAGTAGAAATTCGTAGTAATCTTGGAGATTCCATTTCTAATATCGTTATTAACCCGACAACTAATGATTTTATTTTGGGGTTATCAGCAAAACAGGATGATGATTCTGAATAAGACTTGACTTTGATACACAAAAACTAGTATCATATTTAACGGTCTTATTTACTCCATGCCCTGGTACGGATGAGTGAAGAGGATAAAAAATTATGCGTAGTACATTTTTAGCAAAACCACATGAAATTCAACGCAATTGGTATATCGTTGATGCTACCGACGTGCCGCTAGGTCGTTTGAGCAGCGTTGTCGCTACTGTTTTGCGGGGAAAGAATAAACCAACTTTTACACCGTCGGTTGACACTGGCGACTTTGTTATCGTTATAAACGCCGATAAAGTTCAATTGACTGGCAAAAAGGCGACTGACAAAACCTATTATCATCATTCTGGTTACCCAGGTGGTTTAAAGGCTCGTAAGGCCGGAACCCTTCGTGAGAAGAACCCTAAGAAGTTGATTGAGTTATCAGTTCAAGGTATGCTTCCGAAAAATACTTTGGGTCGTGCTCAAGGATTAAAATTACATGTTTATGCTAGTGGTGAGGAAGTTGGCCAAGGAGCTCAAAAGCCGCAAGTGTTAAATATCAAGGATTTACTCTAAGAAAGGAACTGGTAAATAATGGCAAATACTCAATATGCAGGAACGGGTCGTCGTAAAGTTTCAGTTGCTCGTGTTCGTTTAACACCTGGGACCGGAAAAATTACGATCAATGATCGTTCTTTTGAAGAATACATTCCAGCAGCTAACCTTAGAGCCGTTGTTACTCAACCGTTCGCAGTTACATCGACAGACGGAACTTACGATGTAAATGTAAACGTTGTTGGAGGCGGCTTTGCTGGTCAAGCTGGCGCAACTCGTCATGGTATCGCTCGAGCTTTGCTCCAAGTTGATCCTGATTTTCGTCCAGCTTTAAAGTCGGCAGGTCTGTTGACTCGTGATTCTCGTATGGTTGAACGTAAGAAGCCGGGCCTGAAGAAGGCTCGTCGTGCTTCTCAATTCAGTAAGCGTTAATCTCAAGAACAAAACTCGGTTGTAGCCGAGTTTTTTTGTGCCTAAAAATGACAACTGTTGGATAATTCTTTATACTTGTAATCATGCGATTTATTTGAATGGGGATTGGATTAATGACTGAAGAAACTGTGCAACCATTGATTGAATTTAAAGACGTAAGCTTGGACTACGGTGAGACGAAAGTTCTTAAAAAAATCGATTTGGAAATTGAAGAGGGGAAGTTTTATACTTTGCTCGGCCCTTCTGGATCTGGCAAGTCGACTATTTTGAGTTTGATTTCAGGAAGACTGCAGCCTACTGGCGGTGTCATTTTGATTGAAGGAAAAAATGTAAATAGTTTGCCTTCGAATCAACGAAAGGTTAATACTGTTTTCCAAAATTATGCTTTATTTCCTAATATGAACGTTTATGACAACGTTGCTTTTGGGCCATCTATTAAGGGCTTTTCGAAAAAAAAAGTTGATCAATTAGTTAAGTCGATGCTAAAACTTGTTAAACTTGATGATTTTTCCGATCGGGAAATTTCGGAAATTTCCGGGGGACAGCAACAGCGTGTGGCAATCGCTCGTGCTTTAGCAAATCAACCAAAAGTTTTATTGTTGGATGAACCGCTCT of the Oenococcus sp. UCMA 16435 genome contains:
- the rpsH gene encoding 30S ribosomal protein S8, with translation MTMSDPIADFLTRIRNANMVRHETVETPASKIKINIAQILKDEGFITDYQVVDTPNKQGLISLNLKYGPNRERIITGLKRISKPGLRSYVQADSVPKVLNGLGIAILSTSEGVMTDKAARAKMIGGEVIAYVW
- the rplF gene encoding 50S ribosomal protein L6 — its product is MSRIGNKAITIPAGVEIKQEGDQVTVKGPKGEITRSIAPVILMNVEESEIKFSRPDDSNRNKALHGTTRANVANMIEGVSKGFKKNLELVGVGYRASMQGDKLVLTVGFSHPVEFEAREGLKVTVPDATHISIEGISKQRVGDFAAEIRGVRPPEPYKGKGIRYQGEIVRRKEGKTGK
- the rplR gene encoding 50S ribosomal protein L18, giving the protein MITKPDKNKTRQKRHARVRGKISGTAQRPRLSVFRSNSNIYAQVIDDVAGVTLASASTLEKENQGGTKSEQASKVGQSVAKLAVAKKITEVVFDRSGYLYHGRVQSLADGAREAGLKF
- the rpsE gene encoding 30S ribosomal protein S5, with the protein product MAEYINPNALGDLEENVVSINRVTKVVKGGRRLRFSALVIVGDRNGHVGFGTGKAQEVPEAIRKAVEDAKRHLIEVPTVGTTIPHQVLGVDGGGKVLLKPASEGSGVAAGGSTRPIMELAGIPDVTAKSLGSSTAVNVVRATFDGLKNLKEAKVVAALRGVNLGE
- the rpmD gene encoding 50S ribosomal protein L30 yields the protein MADLKITLIKSIVHREPRQREIAKSLGLGRVHSSVVRPDNAATRGVIFKIAHLISVEEVKK
- the rplO gene encoding 50S ribosomal protein L15, with protein sequence MDLSTLKPVAGSRKSSTRKARGFSAGKGKTAGRGQKGQKAREGKKLRLSFEGGQMPLMRRMPKRGFNNISRKEYAIVNLDQLNKFDDGVTVSVSLLKEAGIIKKELSGVKILASGKLNKKLTIHAAKASQAAQDAIKEAGSKIVLATETADSEN
- the secY gene encoding preprotein translocase subunit SecY — protein: MFSLLIKALKQKEIRVRIYWTLLILLVYRFGAYITVPGVNASALTKLMDQTSLLSILNLFSGGGLSAYSLFALGVSPYVTAQIVIQLLQMDIVPKLVEWSKQGETGRRKTTQVTRYLTIVLAFIQSIGITAGLNALGEPIGVTLLKNTSINSYFVIAAVMTVGSMFSVWLGEQIQDKGIGNGVSMIIFAGIVAQLIPGIWQLFQEDVLQGPAVNGWISFGVLFLALLIVVTFVTWFYGAVRRLPMQYTRSDRNYGDESYLPLRVNVSGVIPVIFASSLITTPQTILQAFVGSWGDKPWYKIASNIFSLETWEGTLAYGLMIVIFTFFYAFVQVNPEKVSENLQKQGSYIIGVRPGEETKKFLSRLLNRLSGPGSIFLAVVAVVPLLAQNFGIVDANSKIGLGGTSLLIVIGVAVDLMRQIEGLTEKKNYIGLIRSHPYYDKEVSEGKI
- a CDS encoding adenylate kinase; this encodes MSKNLIMLGLPGVGKGTNADIMVDDFQLPHISTGDIFRSAMANHTELGDKAKSFMDAGNLVPDEITNGIVNERLNEADIKDANGFILDGYPRNPSQADSLESFLKSIQQKVDAVIYLEASETTVTDRMLGRGRADDTPKVVAHRIEVAKKETMPLVEYYRSKGNLYTIDANGEVAVVYPKIKELVSNL
- the infA gene encoding translation initiation factor IF-1, translating into MNLEVRVAGNDVIEIEGVIKETKPNANFIVELENGARIQAGVSGKIRKNYIRILVGDRVTVEMSPYDLTKGRITYRHK
- the rpmJ gene encoding 50S ribosomal protein L36, giving the protein MKVRPSVKPMCDQCRVIKRNGRVMVICSANPKHKQRQGK
- the rpsM gene encoding 30S ribosomal protein S13 yields the protein MARIAGIDLPRDKRIVIGLTYIYGIGNTTAEKILAEAGVSEDVRVRDLSPEDEDKVRAAVDKLNLTLEGDLRREVSLNIKELQEIASYRGIRHRRGLPVRGQHTKNNARTRKGPARAIAGKKK
- the rpsK gene encoding 30S ribosomal protein S11 — protein: MASRTSRTSGHKRRAKKNIEKGVAHIHSTFNNTIVLITDEVGNAVSWSSAGSLGFKGSRKSTPFAAQLAGEAAAKAAMEQNMHSVAISVKGPGPGRESAIRAVAAAGLEITAISDVTPVPHNGSRPPKQRRA
- a CDS encoding DNA-directed RNA polymerase subunit alpha; amino-acid sequence: MIEFQKPTISTVEESENYGKFVAEPLERGYGTTLGNSLRRVLLSSLPGAAINSVQIDGVLHEFTTIDGVTEDVTQIILNLKKVAMRIDSDEQKTLEVDFSGAGELTAGDIKSDGDVEILNPDLHIATVSAGKSLHMALTAIRGRGYDSAEENKAKMELGIGVLAIDSIYTPISKVNYTVEKTRVGHRDDYDKLTLEVWTDGSVSPSESLSLGSKILSEHLALFVDLSNAGKKEMMLDPDAVETVMEKKEPIEELELSVRSFNCLKRAGINTIEDLTDKTLHDMGEVRNLGRKSLEEIIQKLAERGHSFKQDTEN